Proteins from a genomic interval of Capsicum annuum cultivar UCD-10X-F1 chromosome 4, UCD10Xv1.1, whole genome shotgun sequence:
- the LOC107869773 gene encoding polygalacturonase: protein MSFLVKHLPLFFTIFFLLFNSSIAIYDIKTYGATSNGKIDSSKAFVSAWAAACASTSPATIYVPQGSYLVKGAYFNGETCKSKAITLRIDGTILAPSDYNVIGKEENWIKFERVAGVSIYGGTLDGQGANLWACKTSGNNCPQGPMGLTFSNSSNINIRGLTSKNSQMFHILVDNCQNVKLQGVKVSAPGNSPNTDGIHVQYSSRVSIMNSRIGTGDDCISIGPGTSNLWIENIACGPGHGISIGSLGWDVEEPGVQNVTVKTVTFTGTQNGLRVKTWARSSNGFVRNILFQHVVMANVQNPIIIDQNYCPNNENCPHQGSGVKISDIKYRDIRGTSATEVAVKFNCSKKYPCSGISLEDVNLRYRDQPAEASCANAGGSASGFQKPTSCLLVN, encoded by the exons ATGAGTTTCTTAGTCAAACATCTCCCACTTTTTTTCAcaatcttcttcttgttgttcaaCTCTTCCATTGCTATATATGATATCAAAACCTATGGAGCAACATCGAATGGCAAAATCGATTCATCAAAAGCCTTTGTGAGTGCATGGGCTGCAGCATGTGCATCTACTAGCCCAGCCACCATTTACGTGCCACAAGGAAGTTACTTGGTTAAAGGTGCATATTTCAATGGCGAAACATGCAAGAGCAAGGCTATTACCTTACGCATCGATGGCACTATACTAGCTCCATCAGATTATAATGTCATTGGTAAAGAAGAAAATTGGATCAAATTCGAAAGAGTTGCAGGAGTTTCCATCTATGGAGGAACCTTAGATGGACAAGGTGCTAATCTTTGGGCGTGCAAAACCTCTGGCAACAATTGTCCTCAAGGACCTATG GGACTTACTTTTTCCAACTCGAGCAACATAAATATCAGAGGATTAACATCCAAAAATAGCCAAATGTTCCACATATTGGTAGATAATTGTCAGAATGTGAAGCTACAAGGAGTAAAGGTGTCTGCTCCAGGAAACAGTCCCAACACCGATGGAATTCACGTTCAATATTCGTCTAGAGTTAGCATTATGAACTCCCGTATTGGCACCGGAGACGATTGTATCTCAATTGGCCCTGGCACCTCCAACTTATGGATCGAAAACATAGCATGTGGCCCTGGCCATGGAATAAG CATTGGGAGTTTAGGCTGGGACGTAGAAGAGCCCGGAGTTCAAAATGTTACAGTTAAAACCGTCACGTTCACAGGAACACAAAATGGTTTGAGAGTAAAAACATGGGCAAGATCAAGCAATGGATTTGTCAGAAATATTCTTTTCCAGCATGTAGTTATGGCTAACGTTCAAAACCCTATCATTATAGACCAAAATTACTGCCCTAACAATGAAAATTGCCCTCATCAG GGGTCAGGTGTAAAAATCAGTGACATAAAGTATCGAGACATACGTGGTACATCAGCCACGGAAGTTGCAGTGAAATTTAATTGTAGCAAAAAATATCCATGCAGTGGCATATCACTAGAAGATGTAAATCTTAGATATAGAGATCAACCAGCTGAAGCTTCTTGTGCTAATGCTGGAGGAAGCGCTTCTGGTTTCCAGAAACCGACTAGTTGCTTATTGGTTAATTAG